The sequence below is a genomic window from Zygosaccharomyces rouxii strain CBS732 chromosome D complete sequence.
CCTGATGTTGAAATGTCTTCAGTTTTCGCCTTAGAGcttcagatgaagataaaatttcaccattcTCACCTGTATTATCCAAACTGCTTTCAGATTTAGCTGGCGGCAGAGCTGGCAGAggttttcttcttcttctttttgtctTAAATTCAAACGGTTTCATGCGCAATATCTTTACTATTGATGTAAAATAATCTGATCTCTGTCTGGCTGAAGGAATATCAATATGACATATATTATCTGAAAATTCGAAATGTGAAAGAGGGCCATCTAATATGTTTGTATCTTTATGAACCTCGGAAATTCCTAATAGAAAGACTTTTTCGTTACTTTGTAGAGACCTGAAAAGACTCATTAGGGTGAAAATTGCAGCTTCAGGGACGGCTTGCGACCAGATGTCAATGTTAGGGATAAATACTATAGAAGGTTGTCGCCCGCGAGCCTCTATGAAACCCTGAATTATGGCGGCTTCAATGGTTCTTGTGCTTTCACTAAGCAGGGATGCCAGGTCAAGCCTTTGTACGTTGAACTGTTCCAAATAGTGCAATAGAGCCGCTCCAATGTATTGTTGGCCGTTACCAGCAGGACCCGTAATTAGTAGCTTTGGGTTGCACACGCGCGACTCAGCTAGACGAGTTAACATCTCATGCTTAGCGAAACCTtgatcatcaccatcgtcGTCTTCgtcaccattaccattgtttCCAAAGGCGTAAAAATCTTCataatccaaatattcttgtATTAGAGAAGAATCCTTACCTAAGTTAGATTCCCCATCTTCAGGTAGGattcttttaattttattgatGATGTTTTCGAATTGAAATTGCAGCAATGGCTTGATTGAATCAGGAAGAGGTTGGGCAGCATCACCTGAGGACCTTGCAGATGAGGGGACaatctttttcaatgccATCATAAAATCCTTAACTCCTACTTTCACCTTATTGGGATCCACAGCGAGCTTTTCATTGCTTCTATAAATTTGAGGATACTGTCTTTGAATGCTTAATAGGGCAGCCTCTGTACACAAGGCTCTCAAATCCGCACCACCAAATCCTTTTGTCAACGTAGccaaattttgaacaaacTTAACTGATAATGGAGGCTTCCAGTTTTTCGTGTGGATCTTGATAATCTTTTCACGACCTCTAACATCGGGCAGTGGGAAGTAGAACTCCCTATCAAATCTACCAGGTCTCCTCAATGCCGGATCCACTGCATCTGGTCTATTTGTAGCACCTATCACGATAACTTGACCTCTATTGTCCATACCGTCCATAAGTGCCAAGAGTGTTGAGACAATACTGGCATGGATTTGCTCTTGCTTAGAGCTTCTCACAGGTGCTAAcccatcaatttcatcgaaGAAAATTACGGATGGTTGCTGTTTTTTAGCTTCTTCGAAAAGAAGACGTAATTGACGTTCAGCTTCACCCACCCATTTGGATAAAACATCAGCACCTTTACGCATGAAGAAAGTAATCTTACGGCCTTCCGAAGAGCAACTTGCCGCTAATGCCCTGGCCATTAGAGTTTTACCCGTACCAGGAGGCCCATGGAAAAGCACACCTCTAGGAGGAGtaatatcaaaattttgataaagcTCAGGATACAACAACGGTAGTGCTACcatctctttcaattggtCAATATAATTATCTAATCCACCGACGTCTTCGAACTTCACATTCATGTCCACACCTAATGGATCCAGAtctgcaatttcttgttttttcttcctcttggAGGCATTATCTGATTTGGGTTTCGGTTTAGCTCCCAACGGTAAGatctcatcttcagaagaatcagaatctaatatcaatttgttgttgGCATCAGCATTACCTACTCCACTTATTGCTGGTGGTCCctggtggtaaaaatttGTATTCTTACCAAAAATTGTAGTTACATCATTCCCACCAAAGGGTCCGCCAGTGGGGAATAATCTTCTTGCGGGACCTGCATTATGATTATAGTTACCTCCACGTCTACCTCTGGgtgatggatttttcaaGGCGTTAGCAGCCGCTTgtctttccaaataattttCTGCAGTGGCCTCACTtaaaggtggtggtaatttgTAATTAACAGGTTTTGTGCGTTCACGAAGTGATCTCTTCTCTTGTATGGGACTATCGTCTTGTAATTCACGGATCTCATCTCTTAATGACAATGCTTCTGGATTATGTACAGCATCATGACCCATTCCATCAACGTCAGCATCTTGTACAGCGGCGGCTGCATATGCAGATCTAGTACGTCTTCTCAATCTTTTAGCTACATTTACCGATGGAGAAGGTGATCTTTCCCTTTTAGGTCTACCACGTCCCCTTCTACCTCTGTAATAACTaatatcttcatcgtcatcttcatcaccgttctcttgttcatcatcCTCTGGGTCAGGAACTACAAAATTCTTATCTTCTCTCTGTCGCCTCCTCCTCGCATAATACTCTTCACCCTTGGCAGAATTCCCCTCAGAATctacatcttcatcgtcgtcGTCCTCTTCCTCTACGTCGTCCTCATGGAAACTttcgtcatcttcttctggaTCTGTCACTTTTCTACCTCGAGACCTAGCTCTTCGTGATCTCCTACCATTATGACCATTATTTTGCGGTCTGTAACCATTACCGActacatcttcatcatcttcatcatcttcgtaGACATCGTTAGGATCATCTACTGGTTCCGGTTCTGTAGGTTCCGCAGGTTCTGTAGGTTCTGTCGGTTCTAATGGTGGTTCCGCTGGGTCCGTTGCTGGTATTGACAATCCCTTCGCTggatcatcatcttcattttccaaaaaatcaaaTCCTGATTCTATTTCAGCGTAGTTAATCTTTCTCAGTGACCTATTACTTGTATGAATTATACCATTGTCGTCTCTAAAACCTTCGTCTTCTAATGGACCATCAGGCCCATCTTCATGCCTGTTATGGCGGGTTCTCAGATGACGTGACATGAAAAGTGTAAAAATCCACTTTATGGCGATCAATGGGCCACAATTCCACCTTGTTCAAGCTACTTCTATCTCTCTGAATGGTCTTGAAGTCTTTCGGCCCCTTCGTTGTCAACCATTACAAGCCATATGTTCGAACACATATCATAACAAACGGAACTGAACAAATAACGAACAATGGATTATTGGATGGGTTAGGAAGTACAACAGGGATCAGTATTCAGACCTAATAGACTATCTCATCTGTTTCTTCGATTGCTGTTTACCACTCTTGTAGCCATTGCTCTTTGATTGCGGTCTGAATTGTTGGTATATACAGTGGAAAACTTGTAAAATTAaactttaaattttaaactTTAAATCTTGATGTATATAGGATGGTTATGTTAACAACGAATTGTTATACTGGTAATACATTTACCCCAGCAATTTTATCCACAATTGGTGCCACAGCTGGGTGTGACAGTATGGGGCCGATCAAGGGCATTGACCTTAGGAATTGGATGATAGCACCAAAGAAATCTCCAAATAGGCCCGCAATCCCTAGGGACTCAATAATAAATCCAGTGAATGTCCATTTCAtaagaattaaaagaataCCAAACACAAAAAAGATACATCCGCGTCTTTTAGCAGGtcttgtaaagaaattgtagGTCTTCTGGGGACCAATGATCAGCAGTACACCTGTAAGGAACAGGACATTACCTAGGGCAAGTAGTGCACGGTCAAAGAATGTCAAAATACCGAAGAGGAAGAATAGGAACCCTCCAAATGTAAAGGCAACTCCGAATTCTGATAAAAAAATGTACTGTTAGTCAAATGAGCAGAAGGGATTTCGCAGAGAAATGTTATTTATACGTACTTTGAGATTCAGATAACCACATTTGTGTTTACTATGGATCCTAACGGATTGATAATGGTTCAGATACCAGTATTAACAATGGATGATTAGATGTTTTGACATCCATCAAATCGATAGATGTTCGCGCTCCGAGCAGATGACATGTCAGGAATGGCTGGACTATCGAATGTACATTACATGGAATACTTAAGACTAGTATAAGTGCTTCTTCGAGACTTTCAGAGTTTATTGGATTTGATCAGCAAAATTTCGCGTATTTCACTATGGTGGATAGTAAACAGCAGGGCGCTTGGGTTAAATTTTAACGTTGTAACCTTGTTTCTTCACTGGAAAATTATAGGCTAAACCTATAGTGTCAAATCGGCTTGATATCACGCTTAGGTGCTAACTGTTATCCATTGAGGTCCTTCATATCTCCCTTATTGATTGGTTAATGTAAGCACCATGAGCATACTCTCCCAAATATGGATTCCATATGGAAGATCACACCATATAGGCCGTGATATTAAACTATAGGATGATGTCCCGTGTATTCCTAATGAATTAAATTCTGCTTCTTTAATATGGCCAAATCAAATGGTTTATTCGCAAGACTTCTCCTACATAGAGCAATTGCAACTTCAGGACTAGTCGAAAATATTAGAGCTTTGGAAAGAATTTGGGTCTTGATCCATATGTAGAGTCGGATCTTTATGAGCTGGTAAGCGTGGAACATACTTCCAAGTCCGACAAGGAACCAAAGGATCCACAGCTTATAATACAACGCTGTTCCAGCCCGCCCGATCGACAAGATCTATATTTTACCAGGCCCCCAGTTTGAAACTTATCGTTGTGGCAGGTGCTGGTTTTGATCATGTACATTTGGAAGCCACGAATGATTAAAAGATAACTACGACGGAACTAGGTCGACTGATGTGGAATCACTTGCTGAATATATCACGATAAAGTGCTTGAAGGAAACTATAATGGTGGTCGCAGACGGGGAGTCAAAAATGAAAGGGATGTTGCAAGCATTGCTTAGAACAAGTGTGATTTATCCCGTAAAGTACTGCCGACTGTTGAGTTAGGTAAAATTGGTTGCAGAATTTTAAAGAGAGTATTGGTATTTAAGCATGCTATTGATATCTGATTTTCCATGGACATGATATGGTAGCACAACCAGATGTACTTACTGCCAATGCACCTCTACATGAAGGCGCCAATGAGCTTTTTAACAAGGAGTCGATTTCGCATATGATATGTTATGGTGCTGGTTTATCCATGGAGGTTTCCGGATGATACAAGCAACTTCCCTAATGCTATAATCTTCCACACCAATCctaaatctttgaattctcGACATAGCTTGGCTAAAGGTTTCTGGAGGATTTTGAACAGTTATTTCAATAAATTGTTCATTTATCGCTCACAAGACGCAATACTACAAGAAACTCGCTGCATAAGGCTCTCTTATGGACGGGAAATCCCATTTCCAGGTAACATCTAAGTCCCAAACAAACACCATGTTGGTGAATACGGTGTTGATACTATCATTCATGAAGAATACGTTTTGTGACCGTACACCAGAGTATCTGGGATTGGACTCACTTCGAACACAGCTCTGTGGAGCTTAGACCTCTAGAAGACGCTATGACACATTCAAAGCCCTGAGAGCCtatcttctttctctatTGCCGCTCAGCTCCTTATACTTCCTCGTGACTACCGacttttcatcattgatCACGGCACCCTTCAAGTTTAAGAGTTAATAGGGACCATTACTAGGCTATGCACAAGGCTATATCCTTCGCAAGTGTTAGTGGACAGCTCTACAATCAATAGTGCTTCACTTCGAACGTATTTACTATCATTAACAATGGGACAAACTAGTCGAGAAGATTTAAACGATACTGATTTACCTACTTATGACGATGTCATCAGAGAGGATCAACAGAGGTTGAACACCGGGGCtcaaccaccaccaccaccagctaGACCACCGCGTAGATCTGATCACAATTCTCCAAGGCCAGGGGgatcttcgtcatcattgTCATCGTCGCGCCCTCCTCCAAGAATAAATTCGACCACAGGTGGATCTACAACAAGACCTACGAAACCAATTCCCTGGAATTACCCAAGAGGATTTCACTGCCCTAAATGTGGTAATACTGGTTATAAATTAAAGAATGGGAAATCATGCCGTTCGTGTTGGCGTCGCTTTGCCCCTGTTAATGATATTCATTCTCAAAATACTCAAGTTTTACAGACCCCGGGTTATTCATCATGGGGGTCATCGAATTGGTACAGTAATCCGTCAAATTTTGCTTCACCATGGTCTATGGCACCTCCAAGACCACCAACAATGACAACGAGTACGTTTGCTCCACCGCCAGGTGGCTCTATGGCGCCCATGGGTAACGCTCCTCCATTAGTTGTTAAACCAGGAGATCCAAGACTTGGTGGTGTTCTGTGTGGTGAATGTAGAGGTTCTGGAAGAGTTTCGTTCCTTTTCGATGAAGATTTATGTCCATTATGCCGTGGATTGGGTAGAATCATTAGATGAAGTAAACTTCACGTGCTATGACgattatcatttttttttttttctctcaGTCGCTCGATCCGTCTATCGTTCATTCTTACTATCagaaaggtgaaaaattatcaacaGCGTTGGTAATGTTAATATCAATGTGTTCAAGGACTTATAATTGGACAAGAACTCTATCATCTTAATTTTAGagttttcattttttttccactttaccATACATTATGCACAATCCTCGGCACATTGAGTCATTGCAAAGAAGGGGTACCCCCTTGAACACCAGGCCAGCATCCCCCTATACTTTAAATCCACCAGTAGAAGCTGATGGGTTCTCGTGGCCAAGTGTAGGTACTCGAATTAGAgctgatgaaaatgaagaacaagagagCAAACGTGTAGATCGTATCTCTGGTGCCGTTAAGACAATTCTAGAGGAATTGGGTGAAGATGTAACTCGAGAAGGTTTGGCAGATACACCACAGAGATATGCAAAGGCAATGcttttcttcaccaaagGTTACCAAACAAATATCATGGATGATGTCATTAAAAATGCTGTTTTTGAAGAGGATCATGACGAAATGGTAATTGTGCgtgatattgaaatttattcATTGTGTGAGCACCATTTAGTGCCATTTTTCGGTAAAGTGCATATTGGTTACATTCCAAATAAAAGAGTCCTCGGATTGAGTAAATTGGCAAGGTTAGCGGAAATGTACTGTAGACGTTTGCAAGTACAAGAAAGATTGACAAAGCAGATTGCAATGGCGTTGGGTGATATTTTGAAGCCGATGGGGGTTGCTGTTGTTATTGAAGCAACTCACATGTGTATGGTATCGAGAGGAATCCAAAAGAGTGGATCTGCCACTGTCACCTCGTGTATGTTGGGTTGCTTTAGAGCTCATAGAACTAGAGAAGAGTTCTTGAGTCTTCTAAACAAAAGAACGATATGATTCGTGGAGGTGAAATGGAGAGGAAGAGAGGAAGAGAGGAAGACCAAATGATAGATCGATTGGAATGAGAGATACTGGCTTATCTTTGTTCAACCATACGAGAGACAGCTACAAAATTTAATGACGGAGTGCATGCGctcatatttttttctttcttctttttttttttttctagttttgttttatttgtACTTAATATTTCAACAATATATTAAAAAGTCATCAACTGTTCATCAAGTAGTCCTTGACCAGAAGGACATCTGTATATTTAATTATACAACAATTCCTTCGTCGtcatcttcgtcattaTCGTAATTAAGATCTTTTCCAGTGTCCTGCACCACTTTAAAACTGGTAGAGGAAGTTTCCCTTGAAACAGATATTGGTGTGCTTAAAGTTGACCTTGATTGTGGTGAAGTGCTATAACAACCATTCATCAAAGAGTCTGGTGGTGGTTGTGGTCCCAGTACAAAagttgaattttttttc
It includes:
- the YTA7 gene encoding chromatin segregase YTA7 (similar to uniprot|P40340 Saccharomyces cerevisiae YGR270W YTA7 Protein of unknown function member of CDC48/PAS1/SEC18 family of ATPases potentially phosphorylated by Cdc28p), whose translation is MSRHLRTRHNRHEDGPDGPLEDEGFRDDNGIIHTSNRSLRKINYAEIESGFDFLENEDDDPAKGLSIPATDPAEPPLEPTEPTEPAEPTEPEPVDDPNDVYEDDEDDEDVVGNGYRPQNNGHNGRRSRRARSRGRKVTDPEEDDESFHEDDVEEEDDDDEDVDSEGNSAKGEEYYARRRRQREDKNFVVPDPEDDEQENGDEDDDEDISYYRGRRGRGRPKRERSPSPSVNVAKRLRRRTRSAYAAAAVQDADVDGMGHDAVHNPEALSLRDEIRELQDDSPIQEKRSLRERTKPVNYKLPPPLSEATAENYLERQAAANALKNPSPRGRRGGNYNHNAGPARRLFPTGGPFGGNDVTTIFGKNTNFYHQGPPAISGVGNADANNKLILDSDSSEDEILPLGAKPKPKSDNASKRKKKQEIADLDPLGVDMNVKFEDVGGLDNYIDQLKEMVALPLLYPELYQNFDITPPRGVLFHGPPGTGKTLMARALAASCSSEGRKITFFMRKGADVLSKWVGEAERQLRLLFEEAKKQQPSVIFFDEIDGLAPVRSSKQEQIHASIVSTLLALMDGMDNRGQVIVIGATNRPDAVDPALRRPGRFDREFYFPLPDVRGREKIIKIHTKNWKPPLSVKFVQNLATLTKGFGGADLRALCTEAALLSIQRQYPQIYRSNEKLAVDPNKVKVGVKDFMMALKKIVPSSARSSGDAAQPLPDSIKPLLQFQFENIINKIKRILPEDGESNLGKDSSLIQEYLDYEDFYAFGNNGNGDEDDDGDDQGFAKHEMLTRLAESRVCNPKLLITGPAGNGQQYIGAALLHYLEQFNVQRLDLASLLSESTRTIEAAIIQGFIEARGRQPSIVFIPNIDIWSQAVPEAAIFTLMSLFRSLQSNEKVFLLGISEVHKDTNILDGPLSHFEFSDNICHIDIPSARQRSDYFTSIVKILRMKPFEFKTKRRRRKPLPALPPAKSESSLDNTGENGEILSSSEALRRKLKTFQHQDMRLKNILKIKLSGLMDLFKNRYKRFRKPPIEDDYLVHLFEPPTDPNWQPAYTKDNNMILEVTTGRRFFNMDLDIVEERLWNGYYSEPKQYLKDIELIYRDANTMGDRERIIKASEMFANAQMGIEDMSTPDFIRECKATRQRDLERQELFLKDEESRVAAEQKQLTSSEVNPTAGGGADIVGVGDGNQLQAQLRATIPENKEIDDSKINPTISLDFTAPEASEADSPENHDITATGDTTKLLIENSENPESPAEESNKEPEEGKEENGITGSNLDEPSKDTRKNDSQENVPIHINPQVPHIDATGDNNPKDEDDSKKQESTKEVAGNSAENEQMETSSEPNALHTSEEGPEEYSESEDTSKELKIDESALSTVIKLLDKETEGYTVSRLQEIYSRLVDVAWEDRFSWDKSGTIEKILHIVNHH
- the GOT1 gene encoding Got1p (similar to uniprot|Q03554 YMR292w Saccharomyces GOT1 evolutionarily conserved non-essential protein present in early Golgi cisternae that may be involved in ER-Golgi transport at a step after vesicle tethering to Golgi membranes); the encoded protein is MWLSESQKFGVAFTFGGFLFFLFGILTFFDRALLALGNVLFLTGVLLIIGPQKTYNFFTRPAKRRGCIFFVFGILLILMKWTFTGFIIESLGIAGLFGDFFGAIIQFLRSMPLIGPILSHPAVAPIVDKIAGVNVLPV
- the HUA1 gene encoding Hua1p (similar to uniprot|P40325 YGR268C Saccharomyces cerevisiae HUA1 uncharacterized ORF), whose amino-acid sequence is MGQTSREDLNDTDLPTYDDVIREDQQRLNTGAQPPPPPARPPRRSDHNSPRPGGSSSSLSSSRPPPRINSTTGGSTTRPTKPIPWNYPRGFHCPKCGNTGYKLKNGKSCRSCWRRFAPVNDIHSQNTQVLQTPGYSSWGSSNWYSNPSNFASPWSMAPPRPPTMTTSTFAPPPGGSMAPMGNAPPLVVKPGDPRLGGVLCGECRGSGRVSFLFDEDLCPLCRGLGRIIR
- the FOL2 gene encoding GTP cyclohydrolase I (highly similar to uniprot|P51601 YGR267C Saccharomyces cerevisiae FOL2 GTP-cyclohydrolase I) — protein: MHNPRHIESLQRRGTPLNTRPASPYTLNPPVEADGFSWPSVGTRIRADENEEQESKRVDRISGAVKTILEELGEDVTREGLADTPQRYAKAMLFFTKGYQTNIMDDVIKNAVFEEDHDEMVIVRDIEIYSLCEHHLVPFFGKVHIGYIPNKRVLGLSKLARLAEMYCRRLQVQERLTKQIAMALGDILKPMGVAVVIEATHMCMVSRGIQKSGSATVTSCMLGCFRAHRTREEFLSLLNKRTI